CCCAAGACGCTCAATGCGAGGAAGTCCCAGGCGACAGTCCCTCCACCTTTGCAATTTTCTTTGGATCTTTCGTCCCAATAAAGATTTCCGTCCGGGACAGAACGACCGTGTCCGGGAGTCTAGTCCTCCCAGGCCTTGAAGCCAAGACAGCCAAATCCAAAGAGAGCAACTATTTCGGATTCCAGTACATGGACGCCTTTCTCACCAAAGTGTGGGAGGTGGGTGGGATCCCAAACTACTATGGAGGAGACAAACGACCCCCGCCGCCTCAGTTTTATTTTGCCGAGTACATGCTCCGAAAGTATTTCAGCGTTCGATTTGCAGATGGGATTTATGAGGCTGCATGGGATGGGTTCACCCATTACGGTGCCTTGTTTACCAATCTTGAATCGAATATCTGGTATGACGAGGAGTGCTTATTTCAGTCCTCGGATGACCCTATTCCTGCAGTCTACTATAGGGATGCTTTTGAATAGTTGGTTAATAGCTGCCTTTGGTACATAATGTCAATTTATTTGCATCTTGTCATGTCAGTAAATGAACCAGACCATCTGTGCTGTTCGCCATCAACAGTCCCCAGTATACCAGGAATACTCCGACGTTGTGCAATACTCTGTCATTGTTCCTGTTCGCAGTAGAAAAGTACATGTTAGCTTCGACATCCCTATACCAATAATCAGAGGAAATAACGAAAACTCACCACCAGGCCCACAAACTGAAGTCGAGCTGCTTCCAGACGcttggatcttcttctcttccatcccCGGCACCGTGTACCACACATCCACATACCCTTCCTGATCGTCGACCCGTTTAAACGACAGCCAAAAGCCATCGTCGCAGCTAAAATACTCGCCCTTGTTGTCCTTGTCCCGGTCTCTCTCGTCATCGCACTTTGTTTCCCCATCCACTTTCAGGATTCCGGTTTCGGTATCCTCCGTGTCTTGTTGGTTCGTCTTGATTTCAACCTCGACACACTTATAGTCCCCTGTGTCGGGGTCActttcgtcgtcgtcgcctccatcatcacctccatcatcacctccatcatcacctccatcatcacctccatcatcacctccatcatcacctccatcatcacctccatcatcacctccatcatcacctccatcatcacctccatcatcacctccatcatcacctccatcatcacctccatcatcacctccatcatcacctccatcatcgcctccatcgtcatcaccaccgtcatcacctccatcgtcacctccatcatcgcctccatcgtcatcaccaccgtcatcatcaggCGGAGGTCGAGGCGTAGGATCACCTGGGTCCTCATCAGAGGGATCAAGCTCACAAACATcaccgtcttcatcgtcatcgtcgtcatcatcatcatcgtcgtcgtcgccttcATCTGAAGGATCATCGTGATCACTTCCAGGTGGACAAGTAAGCCCCGGCGTACAAGGCCCATCTAGACCACCACACGAACCTCCCTTACATGGTGATCCACATCCCGACTTGCATATAGGGCCCGGAGGCCCATCAACCCCAGTTATACCCGGGAACGGGCCACCGAACAGCTCGttatcatcaccatcatcatcatcatcatcatcgtcatcgtcatcgtcatcgtcgtcattgtcgtcattgtcgttgtcgtcgtcgttatCATCCCCCGGTTCTTCCGTGGGATAAGGATACGGCGAGACGGTACGAGTAACCGGTGAATGAGTGACACCCGATTCGGACAACGGATTGGGATCGTTCGTGATAGTCAAGGGAGGGGGTAGGATCAGTGGGGTAGGACTGAAGGTGAACTCGGAGCCGGAGCTTATTGGGTATGAATGTGGCCAGAATGAGATTGTCTGGGTGGTTATGGGCGGGAGTGTCAGTGTAGTTTTTTGGGTCATTTCGTGGATTATACCACTGTCGTCAGTCCAGACAACCTCGAGGTCTGTGGTGTAGGGGGGCAatgtgattgttgttgggCTGGGAAGGACTGTCGGGGGGAGAACGAAGTTGCAGGGTGGCTCGCAGGCGACGTGGGGGTTGTCGTCCTTCCAGATGGATGGGTCAATCAGGACATCGTcaccatcatctccatctccatcgccatctccatctccatcgccatcaccatcaccgtcaccatcaccactatctccaccatcaccatcaccaccatctccatcaccCTCTCCAGGcttccagctgcagctgttgaCATAGGAATGGATCTTGCCATTCTCAAATACAACAAGATAGTCGGCCTTGCCATCTCCATTAATGTCGGCATACACTACCGGGCCTTGCGGGTCAACACCGGTGGCGACGGTGCCCAGATTATCGAAATTTCTAGGCTTGCCGGCATCTGGGATGTTGCCCGTGTTCAGATACGCCTTAGCAGAGCCACCATCGTACTGAACGATATACTCGGCCTTTTTATCGCCAGTGAGATCTGCAAAGCGCACCTTGCTGCCCGGCTCACCAACTCCAGTTGCTACCGTAGTTCTTTCTCCCCAAATGCGCCCTCCATCTGCAGGTGGAATGTTTTGTTGATTGAGCCAGGCATCAACTGCACCACCGTCAAACACAACCAAGAAGTCTGCATACCCGTCTCCATCCAGGTCTGCAAACTGCACCGTACGGCCTGGCTCGCCCACACCTTCCGAAATGACGATGCCGGTCTGCCAGGTCCGGCCCGACCCCGGGTTAGGAATGTTGCCATTGTTGAGGTACGCTTTGACTGCGCCCCCGCCGTAGATAACCAGGAAATCATCAAGCCCGTCACCGTTGACGTCGGCAAACTCGATCCTGGACGAGGACAGATCTTCGTCCAGACCGGGAGCAATCTCGCCAACATCACTCCATTTGCCGTCTCCTCCTTTGTTCAGCCATGCGCGGGCGCGGCCTTTACCGTCCACAGAGACGATGTCGTCCAagccgtcgccgtcgagaTCAGCAAACCGCAGGCTTGAATCCTTCGCCCCAACGATGCCCTGGTTCTTCCACTTGCGGATACTCCCATCGTCAGCGATGGCGAGAAAGTCTGCGTTGCCGTCTCCGTCCATGTCTGCGAATCGAATCATGTCACCTGTAACCCCCTTGACGCCAGGGGCGATGGTGCCTAGGCTGTCCCAATTGCGGCCGTCTTCATTGAGGCTTCCGGTATTTCGCCATGCGTCGACGGATCCTCCTTCGTAGACGACGACATAGTCTGAGATACGGTTAGCCAGGTCTTGCGGATCCATTGCCCTGAACTTACCAGTGAATCCATCCCCGTCCAAGTCGTACAGCTGGGCTCGGTTATTCGGTACACCAGCTGGCCCCGGTGCGATTGTAACGGCTTTCTCCCAGTTCCGCTTGCCCTTATCCTTGCCATTGTTGTGAGTGTTGCGTGCCCAGTCAACGGAGCCTCCTTCGTAGAGAATCACATAATCGGCATAACCATCTCCGTCCATGTCCTTGAAGTGAATCTTCTCCCGAGGCTCACTCAACCCTGATGCCCATTCAGGATCGAGAGACTCGAACTTGCGGCCATTGTCCACGTTCCTCCAGACCTTAGCAGCACCGTCGGAGTACAGGATGATCAGATCCGCCTTGCCATCGTTGTCGACGTCTGCCATGCGGATCATATCCCCCGTCACTTCTTTCCAGTCCGGGTTGACTTCTCCCAGGTTCACCCAGGGGTTGTTCTCTTCCCCGGTGTTCATCCAGGCCTTAACAGCGCCGCCATCATACGCCAGGATGTAATCGGTGTGCCCATCATTGTTAAGGTCTGCGAGAATGACCTTATCCCGGGAGGCACCTTCGACGGCGGGAAATATGGTtccctcatcatcccagACGCGATACCCGTCAAAGACTTGCCCTTTTCTCTCCCAAATCTTGTCTCCGCAATTGACCTGAGAAGTGTCATCACCTGCGTCTCCGTATCCTAGCCCCATCCCTGGGAGGTCATTGGCATCAACTTTGGCCGGGTCCCGGATCCACCCACGCTCGTGAGCATCGATGATAGCCTTATACCAAGCGTTCGCCATTTTAGTATACCCATCCCCATTAGGATGCTTCTTATCGGATAGATCACCGGCCGTAATCTCAATCGGCACAGACAGAATCTGCTGGCCACCGCCTTGCTTCCGCTTAATGATGGCGGCCAGCTTCGCATTAAAGGCATCCGTATTCGCCTGCATCCGAGGGTCATTTGCCCAGATCACTGGCGCCACAAGAACAGTAACGCCGGGCGCCCCCTCGAACGTGCGATCAATAATCGCCTCAATGAGGGAATCCGCCTTGTCCAAATCCACCTCCAAGTCCATATTATTCGTGCCCGCATGCACAAGCACGATATTCGGCTTCACGGGCAGAGACAACTCAAGATACTCCCTGATATCAGCCAGCATCTTGCCGCTGTGGCCCTCGTGGTTGGGGTCCGACATGTCGCCGTTCGACAGACTTCCTATCATATCGGTTGTGGAGTTCGTCTCTCGCTGCTGGGCTACCAACTGCTGTCGCAGCTTCTCCCGGTACCCGTTTTGGTCCGGCGAGCCGTTGCCTTTTGTGATTGAGTCTCCGAGTGGCATGATGCGCAGGCTAGGGAGCTCCTGCTCGGCGGCGACAGGTTGGAGTGGTGCCACCGTGAAGGTGAGCGCCAGCGCCCAGGAGAGGGCGCTTAGAAGTCTGATGGAGCGCATAGCGCATATGGGGGGAATTCAATGACTTCAACAGAGAAacaaaaaagagaaaatccAGAAATGGTTTATTCTTCTCACATCCAGAGGTCTAGCTCTCCGTCGATGTTATTATAGGCATATCAAAACCTAGCAGGCCTGCCCTACTCCCCTAAGGATATATCCACCGCTCCTTCATCCCGTGGGTACAATCCGGcccccaaccaaccaaccctaGCAAATGGGGCGCCTGACCAGGGGGGCAGGACAAGTCGGTCCCTTGCATTTTCCATTAACCCAATATCTCGAACTCGCGCAGCTCCCGCGGTGGCTTGCAGTTGGGGCCGCTTTTCAGGCGTCCACGGCCGGAAAGAGAACCAACTACCCGCCCCCACACAGCCGCGCAGCCGCGCGCAATGCATCTCCTtttgtactccgtacatttTGTCAGGGTTCCACTCCGGGCCGTATGCATATATGATTGGATCCGCTGCAGATTAGGGTCCGAGATCCCGTATCGCCAAGACAGCTCCGCCACGGGCTAGGCGCAGCTTGGTTCCTGAATCGGCATTCGTCCGCAGCAGATGCAGGCGGGATGGGTGAGAGACATTGCGCGATCAAGTGCGCTTGGCTGCTTATTTTCACGGGTTGGTGATATCCCGAAATTCCGCTTCGCCAATGGGAGATGCCACTGTCCTGTTATTTGTTGGAGTGTGGTGGGGGGTTTGAAGATAGTTCAGCTATCGTCCTGATTACCCTGATATTGTCTCAGGATAGGGGCGCATGTTAGCTTGAGCCAAGAGCGGGCGATGCGAGAGTGGTGGTAGTATTTCTCAGGAGAGTGAAATAACAGTGATAGTAAAAAAAGGGTGTCCTATTTATATAGTctctcttccaactcccTAGGCCAAGTATACAGGCCAGCTCCCCGGTTTCTAGAAACCTTCAACAATGAAGCTCCTACAGCTGTTTTCCTGCGCCTGGCTGGCCCTTCTGGTCTCTGCTGCTATATATACTGGTCCGCAGACGACAGAAATGGaagatggcgttgaggtcTGGAAAACAAAGATAAGTGACGACAGTCCCACACTCACCCACAGAGGTACGTACTTTCATTGAATTCGCATCCAAGCCTAGCTACTGACATCCAGCCGCAGTGAATGATCTTCAAACCAGGAATGCACGCCCCAAGATCGTCTTCAATTGTGCCATTGTCCCAGCCCTCTGCAACAACGCCCGGAGCAAGCTCGGCGACGGCTCAACAGCGACGATGCACTACGACGCTGACTGGGTTAAGGTCCGCAAGAACGCACGTCGAGCCTTTCCCTGCCCGAACACCTGGGACACAACCCATACATGCCCCGAGAGCAACCAGCCAAGCGAATTCTGGTTCACGGATAAGGGGAAATCGAACCTCAAGAAAAAAGAGATCAAGATGTGGAAAGGGAAGCATGGGGACGAGAGTCCGGACAATACTCAGCTCGCCCAACTCACTAGAATCACGcatgacgatgatggcaaaCCGATCGAGCAATGGAGCAAAGTTGGGGCTAAACTCACGTGTGATGAATGGCCGGCAGCATCGTATGCACCTTCTTCCAGCCCAAAGTACTGGACATGGTTCCTGACGATGTCTGTGTAGATGGATCGAAGGGGGCCAAGGAGCAAATTCTTACTGTGGGTTTCCTTCCGCGACGTATTGTCGTACATAACATATCTCGAGCAGCAGTACTCATCAAGCTTGCTTTTATTTAGGTGCACCAGGGCGTGCCAAGTGCCCACAAGGCGGAAAACTGAATACCGAACAAGACTTCCAGAGTTCAGTTTATGGCCAAGTCATTGTGAGTGATTCGACCCTTGgccctatatatatatatcatgcTGATGCCCTTCACCACAGAATTGGTACAACAAGTTCTACGATCAGTGGCCGGTAAATGACAGCTGGACCGACAACAAGGACATCAAACACGACTTAAATTATCAGATTTTCAAGTTTGACATCGAGCTGGTGAGTGACGGTGATGATAAATATGCCACCTGGCTTGAGGCGAATGGCCGCAAACGATACTGCTTTCCCAAGTCGGATGGTGCTGGCTGCAAAACAAGCTGGGACGAGGATCCCGACGACTACTTTGGCCAAAAAGCGTAGGGCAGATGTGCCTATGAGTCTTAGTAAAGAGGGGCCTCTCCTTGTACCTTGGAGTTTGTTGAACCTTGTTCTGGGGTTTGAATGTgttctatattatatgcAGTGCAGTCCGCAATCTAGCTTCGATGGAGACCTCCTAAGTTGCTATAATCTCTACAAGCCTCTCAACGTCCTCAATGTTAATATCTTTGTTCTGCTTCCGGGCCAGCGATACCGCGCAGGAAACAACAGTGTTAATCTGCTCCACGCTAGACACCGTGGTTTTCACCACTTCTGGGATGTATGTATACGCTGACGAACCTGACGACCATTAAGCCTGTGCTGCGAGTGCCGCAGGTCCTCTTCTGTAAACCCGGACAGCTCGGACATTTTTGCCACGTTCTCCAGGAAATTCCTCCATACTCCCTGCCGGCTGGACTCGTTTAGGCCCGGGTAATCAACGGTGAAATGGATTCGGAAAGAAGCAATGTTGGGATGGGAGTACTTTGGAAAGCGTCGTCAATCTCATTAATTGTGTTTTACTCTGCGTTTTCTAAGGAGCGGCTCAGGGGGAACTATGTCATATGCACTAAACAAGCAAATGCAGCTCTAGTTGATTCACCGTGCCAGACTACCAACGACCATATTCGCATGACTGAATCAAAGCATATACTTGAACAACGGCGACCGATCCCCCATcacctgcagctcctccgtGCTATACATCTGCTGGATGTTATCATCATTAAGTGCCTCCGACGGGATTATAAATGAAGATGCGAATGGTAAATATTGGGTTCACCACAGTCTCAAATGTAATTACAATGCTGTTGTAATTCTAGGGGGGTTATCTAGCGGTAAGTTCCTGGGGTAAGCTATAAGTATAatgctatatatactacCTTCACACCTGCAGTAATGTTGACCTGGATACCAGACGGAATATCTTGCATTCTCAGATGCAACGCACTGGAGTGACCCGGCTTCGTGGAGAAATAGGCCTTTTCTCGTCTCTCAATATGGAAGTGTTGTACTAGAAATATGCTATTAACAATATACCGAGCATGGTTGTCATCCGCGAAATAGCATAGCTGATCtcctttttattcttattcaACTGGAATGCGAGAACATGTGAGAGGAGCGCTCAGAATAACCGCTATGGATGCTAATTACAATTGTATTTCCACCTGTATTCACCAGTGGTGAATTGAGGTTTCGTttatcttcctccatctATGCGGCAGCTATGAGGTTGTCAAATCAATCTTTTCCGCAACAATCTTTAGCTCGGTATCTGTAACACCTGGTGAGGACGGTTCACGGGGTGTTTGCTGGTATTGCAACCTGAGCTGGATAAGATCATTGAAGCTGACGCCGATAAATTGTGGGAGCCCCTTTGCACCTGGCTCCTCTCTAACACGCGCCATATCTTCTATCGCGCCATTCATtacgaggagctggatgagcaAGGCGGCATCCTTGgtgttcttcttcgctgctgcaTGCAGCGCCGTGATTCCTGTTCCTTTACGAGGTGACACAGGACGAGTGTTGACCCGTGGGTAGTCGACTGGTGCCCCATACGACAGTATCTGCTTCGCCAGAGACAATGTACAGCTTGACTTTGCTATCCTCACCAGGATGGCTCCTAGTATATGTGGTTTCATGTATGCTCTGAGCTCCTCCAGGGTATGTTGCAATCTGGTTTCCTTCAAAACACTACCCTTGATGTCACTGAATACCGGTTGTTTGAATACATTGTCAATTAAGGAGTTGTGGTGTTTATAACGGCGTGAAGAATATGGCTCTGCGCTGGTCGGCTCTGGTTGAACTTGTGGAGATTCTTCTAGCCTGCTCAGGATGTATTCTTCCCACTTTCTATAGATCCTCTCGGATTTCACGTTGAGGACCACCTTCATCAGCTCTGTAGCATCGGTTGAGTCTGCCTTCGCAATAGCCCATTCGGCACACTCAATACTCTCGCTTCTCACTGCCGCCCGTACGACCCGCCGTGAAAGCTCTGTCTCGCCGAGCGGGGCTAGCAGTTGTGTTATGGCTAGTGAGCCCTGTTCAGCTGCAATAAGcctcgcagcagcaacgacTTCCGGGGATAGCTTTTGCCCACCAGGTGACGACATCAGGCGTTGTACGTTTTCCGCGTCGCCTTCTACCGTGAGCGTAAACAGGAGAGGCTGGGCATCCTCTGGTTTCAGGTTGGATAGGTCGTCTGCACTGAACTTTTGAGTATGGAATTGAGCTAGATGCTCGTTGCATCGTCTCTGCACGTTGAACCCAAGAGTATAATAAATGCAGTTCGGTACTGGGCATTTGAAGGGCCGCTCGTGGTTTGCTACATGGGTGTCTCGCTCCTGTCTCGTCGTAAATCCGCGGCGGCTGTACGTGCAGAACAGGTATGTGCATTTAAACAGGCAAGGGCCGTAGTGTATTTGCATTCCATGACTGAAGTCATCATCTGCTACCAGGTCCTCGTAATGGCTCTGCAAACGGACGAGCATTTTCGAGGTGATCAGGGGATCAAAGTTGACCCAAGCTTCGCCTGCCCGCCGTAAGCTACAATTGTAcctttgctttttttttttttgcgaaGGGGTCTGGCACTTACTGTTGTTTCTGTTCCACCCCCAACGCTTCTCGGCAAGATGGAATCTGAAAGTCTGACGGACGGTCTCATATGCCGTTGGATAGCGTTTCTTGTAGATGCTATTCGCGTACGGCGGGTCCCGATCATCCATCGTGGCCTGGAATTCATGATTCCTATATCGCTGCGTCAAGTGGTCCAAAAGCCCCCCAACGAGATAGGAATCTGGGCAAATGCTATTCAAACGTTGGAGTAATGTAGGAAGATAGAAGTGTGCATACTGAAGGAGTCGGTAACCACCGCACATGATATCACCCAGGATTTGGTCATCCTCAAGGTCTGGATCTAGTAAATCCGATGCAAGGTAAGCTAGAAATGCTGCTGCCAAATCTCGCGTCGCTCCCCCCCTCGTTAATATGGTTGGGGATTTGGCGACCGAAGATGTAACTGATGTGGATATTAGTGGCCAGATTCCCGTCACACAGTGGACGCAGGCTTACTCTCGGACAGTGAAGTGAACAAACTGCAGTTTGCCATCAACAATCTCAATAAGAGGACCACATAATGAGATAAAATCCTGCGTGGCAATGCCTGTCGATATCCACGCGGTGCGCTCGGGATCCGTGTCAATCAATAGAGCCTGTTCCATTTCGAATATGGTCATGGGTATGGGGGCGCAGCCAATCCAGCCCAGGACTTTTCTGCTCTTTTCTCGGCGGCGGGAACTCATTCCATTGATTCTATCGAAGATGCGCTGATACCTGGTCCATAGTTAGGCTACTTGTCGACTTGGAAGATCGAACCAAGACCCACGCTTCATTCAAATCGTTCGGCATCGCTTTGAGTTCACGTCGAATTTCATCTATGCTGATCTCATCCACACTGTCGAGAATGATTCGTGCAAAAAGAAACATGCCTAAAATGGAGATGTAAGTTCGTCCTGTGCAAAATGCAGATTGGGACTAGCACTCACCATCTGCCTTGGCTGATAACGGGGATAGAAGCTCACGCAGCTCGAGACCAAGCTTGGAGTCAAATCTCCGATTGCTTATCCAGTTATCGGACCTAGTATTGATGTAGGCCTGGATACTGCCAGAATTCCTCTTATTTACCTGGATGCCTGCCGCCTTCCGCTCAAGTACTCTGGATATGTCCGCTTCGGATTG
This genomic interval from Aspergillus puulaauensis MK2 DNA, chromosome 7, nearly complete sequence contains the following:
- a CDS encoding uncharacterized protein (COG:S;~EggNog:ENOG410PJ3H;~InterPro:IPR002110,IPR020683;~go_function: GO:0005515 - protein binding [Evidence IEA]), giving the protein MCGGYRLLQYAHFYLPTLLQRLNSICPDSYLVGGLLDHLTQRYRNHEFQATMDDRDPPYANSIYKKRYPTAYETVRQTFRFHLAEKRWGWNRNNSEAWVNFDPLITSKMLVRLQSHYEDLVADDDFSHGMQIHYGPCLFKCTYLFCTYSRRGFTTRQERDTHVANHERPFKCPVPNCIYYTLGFNVQRRCNEHLAQFHTQKFSADDLSNLKPEDAQPLLFTLTVEGDAENVQRLMSSPGGQKLSPEVVAAARLIAAEQGSLAITQLLAPLGETELSRRVVRAAVRSESIECAEWAIAKADSTDATELMKVVLNVKSERIYRKWEEYILSRLEESPQVQPEPTSAEPYSSRRYKHHNSLIDNVFKQPVFSDIKGSVLKETRLQHTLEELRAYMKPHILGAILVRIAKSSCTLSLAKQILSYGAPVDYPRVNTRPVSPRKGTGITALHAAAKKNTKDAALLIQLLVMNGAIEDMARVREEPGAKGLPQFIGVSFNDLIQLRLQYQQTPREPSSPGVTDTELKIVAEKIDLTTS
- a CDS encoding uncharacterized protein (COG:S;~EggNog:ENOG410PXK9;~SECRETED:SignalP(1-18)), encoding MKLLQLFSCAWLALLVSAAIYTGPQTTEMEDGVEVWKTKISDDSPTLTHRVNDLQTRNARPKIVFNCAIVPALCNNARSKLGDGSTATMHYDADWVKVRKNARRAFPCPNTWDTTHTCPESNQPSEFWFTDKGKSNLKKKEIKMWKGKHGDESPDNTQLAQLTRITHDDDGKPIEQWSKVGAKLTCDEWPAASWIEGGQGANSYCAPGRAKCPQGGKLNTEQDFQSSVYGQVINWYNKFYDQWPVNDSWTDNKDIKHDLNYQIFKFDIELVSDGDDKYATWLEANGRKRYCFPKSDGAGCKTSWDEDPDDYFGQKA
- a CDS encoding uncharacterized protein (CAZy:CE3;~COG:S;~EggNog:ENOG410PWFQ;~InterPro:IPR036514,IPR013517;~PFAM:PF13517), with product MIGSLSNGDMSDPNHEGHSGKMLADIREYLELSLPVKPNIVLVHAGTNNMDLEVDLDKADSLIEAIIDRTFEGAPGVTVLVAPVIWANDPRMQANTDAFNAKLAAIIKRKQGGGQQILSVPIEITAGDLSDKKHPNGDGYTKMANAWYKAIIDAHERGWIRDPAKVDANDLPGMGLGYGDAGDDTSQVNCGDKIWERKGQVFDGYRVWDDEGTIFPAVEGASRDKVILADLNNDGHTDYILAYDGGAVKAWMNTGEENNPWVNLGEVNPDWKEVTGDMIRMADVDNDGKADLIILYSDGAAKVWRNVDNGRKFESLDPEWASGLSEPREKIHFKDMDGDGYADYVILYEGGSVDWARNTHNNGKDKGKRNWEKAVTIAPGPAGVPNNRAQLYDLDGDGFTDYVVVYEGGSVDAWRNTGSLNEDGRNWDSLGTIAPGVKGVTGDMIRFADMDGDGNADFLAIADDGSIRKWKNQGIVGAKDSSLRFADLDGDGLDDIVSVDGKGRARAWLNKGGDGKWSDVGEIAPGLDEDLSSSRIEFADVNGDGLDDFLVIYGGGAVKAYLNNGNIPNPGSGRTWQTGIVISEGVGEPGRTVQFADLDGDGYADFLVVFDGGAVDAWLNQQNIPPADGGRIWGERTTVATGVGEPGSKVRFADLTGDKKAEYIVQYDGGSAKAYLNTGNIPDAGKPRNFDNLGTVATGVDPQGPVVYADINGDGKADYLVVFENGKIHSYVNSCSWKPGEGDGDGGDGDGGDSGDGDGDGDGDGDGDGDGDGDDGDDVLIDPSIWKDDNPHVACEPPCNFVLPPTVLPSPTTITLPPYTTDLEVVWTDDSGIIHEMTQKTTLTLPPITTQTISFWPHSYPISSGSEFTFSPTPLILPPPLTITNDPNPLSESGVTHSPVTRTVSPYPYPTEEPGDDNDDDNDNDDNDDDDDDDDDDDDDDDGDDNELFGGPFPGITGVDGPPGPICKSGCGSPCKGGSCGGLDGPCTPGLTCPPGSDHDDPSDEGDDDDDDDDDDDDEDGDVCELDPSDEDPGDPTPRPPPDDDGGDDDGGDDGGDDGGDDGGDDDGGDDGGDDGGDDGGDDGGDDGGDDGGDDGGDDGGDDGGDDGGDDGGDDGGDDGGDDGGDDGGDDGGDDDESDPDTGDYKCVEVEIKTNQQDTEDTETGILKVDGETKCDDERDRDKDNKGEYFSCDDGFWLSFKRVDDQEGYVDVWYTVPGMEEKKIQASGSSSTSVCGPGGTMTEYCTTSEYSWYTGDC